One part of the Glycine max cultivar Williams 82 chromosome 14, Glycine_max_v4.0, whole genome shotgun sequence genome encodes these proteins:
- the LOC100787272 gene encoding protein TRACHEARY ELEMENT DIFFERENTIATION-RELATED 7, which produces MASTQPNNYFPTFPPPSPSHPFNPPPPPSQSFYPPPPPSHFNPPPPPPHSFSPPPPPFRTSPPSPPRPFSPPPPKVRPPPPPPRPIHPSPPPPPRPVRPPPLPPAPLPPSPSPNNPTVIIVVVVSLGGLLFLSMLAFALFCCIQRRKKKTQETEVLHFDEHQTVKETIVPGPFGRNTVVVTVEDDVHIDEEIKTEKVGHGLHAKSSSPHEADRVTSGSIVEVATPLRALEHHDAHHHHPENKP; this is translated from the coding sequence ATGGCCTCAACTCAACCTAACAACTACTTTCCAACTTTCCCTCCTCCATCACCTTCCCACCCCTTCaatcctccaccaccaccttcACAATCCTTTTACCCTCCACCTCCACCTTCGCACTTTAACCCTCCTCCACCACCCCCTCATTCTTTTTCTCCACCTCCTCCACCATTTCGAACATCACCACCGTCACCACCTCGTCCATTTTCTCCTCCACCCCCAAAGGTgcgaccaccaccaccaccacctcgtCCCATTCATCCATctccaccgccaccacctcgtCCTGTTCGTCCTCCTCCCCTTCCCCCGGCCCCACTCCCACCTTCACCCTCTCCAAACAACCCCACAGTCATAATAGTCGTGGTTGTCTCATTGGGTGGCCTCTTGTTTCTCTCAATGCTCGCTTTTGCTCTATTCTGCTGCATtcagaggaggaagaagaagacgcAAGAAACCGAGGTCCTTCACTTTGATGAGCACCAAACGGTAAAGGAAACCATCGTGCCTGGTCCTTTTGGACGAAACACAGTAGTGGTAACTGTTGAAGATGATGTGCATATTGATGAAGAAATCAAGACTGAGAAAGTTGGTCACGGTTTGCATGCAAAATCATCTTCACCTCATGAAGCAGATCGAGTTACTTCTGGCAGCATTGTTGAGGTGGCAACTCCTCTACGTGCACTTGAACATCATGATGCTCATCATCACCATCCTGAAAACAAGCCCTGa